The genome window CGGTCCCTGCAACCGGATCTCCGCGTCGTAGTCGTCCTCGATGATCACGGCGTCCTGCTCGTCCGCCAGCGACAGGAACCGACGTCGACGCTGCGGGGACAGCGCCACGGACGTCGGATGGTGTGAACTGGGCGTCAGGTAGACCACGTGGGCACCCACCGCCCCCTTAGGCGAGGCACCGAACTCATCGATCGTCATGTACTGCATCTGTGCCCCGGCCCCGGCGAACGTATGCTGCGCATCCACGTACCCGGGATTCTCCATCGCCACGCGGACGCCGGGTCCCAGCAACGCACGCGACAGCAGACTCAGCCCCTGCTGCGTCCCCACGGTGATCATCACCTCGTCCGGGCCGGCATGCACCCCGCGCAGCGCCAGCACCTCCTCGATGAGTGCCTTGACCAGCTCCGGATCATCACCGTCGCGCGGATCCCCCAGAGACACTCTCAGATTTTTCCCCGACATCGCCTGGTTCACCGCCTTCAGCCAGGAGCGGGTGGGGAACGCCGCCTGTTCGATCTGGCCGGACAGGAACGGGAACGGGTAACGCGAGTGGTCCGGCTCCACGATCTGCGGCACCGGGGTGGCGACCTTGTAGAACAACTGGTTCCAGTCCACCGGGGTGACCGGCGGTTCCTCCGCCACGGTCGCAGCCACCGGGTACATGCCTGAGCGCGGACGCGAGACGACAAGCCGCTCGTCCACCAGCTGCTGTAGTGCCGTCTGCACGGTCGTGCGGGACACCCCGAGCTGGTCCGCGAGCACCCTGGACGGCGGCAACGGACGGTTCAGCGGATACACGCCGCGCCGCAGCCCCTGCCGGAGGTACTCCGCGACCCGGGCGTGCAGCGGTCGGATTCCCGCCAGTGCGGCCCAGTCGTCGGTCGTGGCCTGCTGCGGAGTCCGGGACGTCATGCGTTCACCGTAGCGTCCATGCCCCACTCACCTGGCTCCGGGCACCAGCAGCGCCACCCCGGCAGCCAGCACAGTCAGCCGACTGCCGTAGGTCACCACCGACAGTGGCAACCGCCGGCAGGTGGCAGCTCCGACGCCGAAACCCGTGAGCACTCCGAGGGAGAACCATCCCACGCCGTCCCATCCGTCCGGAGCCACAGCGGAGCCGACTCCGAGCACTGCCAACGCGGCCACAGACGCGACCAGGAAAAGCGCCGCCAGTCCGGTGCGGTAGCGTGCCGCGTCCTTCGCCGGATAAGTGAGAATCAGTGGTGGGCCGGGCAGAGCTGCGAGCACTGTGAGCACGCCGGCCATCACTCCCGCCCCACCCACGCCCGCCGGGCCCGCCGCAGGCGGCGGAAAGCCGGGCACCAGCATAGGGACGACCGCCGCGAGGACGCCCACCCCGACAACCGTCCTCACGAGTGCCCCATGCTCCGACACCCATCCCAATGCCGGGGACATCGCCGCCGCACCGGAGACAATCCCGACCACAGCCGGGATCAGCAGGCGGGCATCAGCCCGCCCGAGGCGTCCTCCCGTGCGGTGTCCCGTGACCACGGCAAGCCCCATCAGCACCACCGAGACCACCAGCAACGGGCCCGGGACCAGCCCCGGGGCCAGCAGCGTCACCAGCGGCGCGGCGACCAGACCGAAGCCGGCGCCGGTGACGGCCTGCACAGCGGCGGCGAGGAAGCCGGCACCGGCCAACAGCAGCAACCCCAGCCCTGTCACCGTCTCACACCCGGTGGATCTGCTGGGCGGCCGCCTGGTCACGCGGCATGATGAGCATCTGGTCGATGTTCACCCGCGCCGGCCGGGTGGCGACCCACGCGATGGCGTCGGCGATGTCCTCGGCGGTGAGCGGCTCCATCCCGGCGTAGACGTTGTCGGCGGCTTCGGTGTCGCCACGGAAACGGACCGTGGAGAACTCGGTGTTCGCCATGCCCGGGTCGATCTCGCAGACCCGTACCGGCTGACCGAGCAGTTCCAGGCGGAGCACCCGGGTCATTGCCGCGATACCGTGCTTGGCGGCATTGTAGCCGGCCCCACCGCGGTAGGGCTCACGGGCGGCGATGGAGCCGATGGTCATGACCTGCCCGTCACCCGAGGCGATGAGCAGCGGCAGCAGGGCCTTGGTGACCCGCAGCGTACCGAGCACGTTCGTGTCATACATCCACTGCCAGTCATCGACGTTCGCTTCGGCGACGGACTCGGTACCGATCGCGCCTCCGGCATTGTTGACCAGCAGATCACAGCGGCCCATTGTCCCGGTCACTGCGGCGGCGAAGGCGTCGACGGACGCCTGGTCGGTCACGTCGAGGGCGATGGCGGTACCACCGCACTCGTCGGCGGCGGCGGTGAGCTTGTCGACCCGGCGGGCCCCGAGGACCACGTGGTATCCGGCGGCAGCCAGTGCCCGGGCGCTCGCGGCGCCGATTCCGGAGGATGCCCCGGTGATGACGGCGACGGGAGCTGCGGGAGAGGGAGCGTTCATGGGAAATCCTTGTCAGTTGAAAGTGTCAGTCGGTGGAGGCGTTGGAGGTGGTCGCGCCCTGAGCGGCGTAGATGGCGTC of Corynebacterium terpenotabidum Y-11 contains these proteins:
- the pdxR gene encoding MocR-like pyridoxine biosynthesis transcription factor PdxR translates to MTSRTPQQATTDDWAALAGIRPLHARVAEYLRQGLRRGVYPLNRPLPPSRVLADQLGVSRTTVQTALQQLVDERLVVSRPRSGMYPVAATVAEEPPVTPVDWNQLFYKVATPVPQIVEPDHSRYPFPFLSGQIEQAAFPTRSWLKAVNQAMSGKNLRVSLGDPRDGDDPELVKALIEEVLALRGVHAGPDEVMITVGTQQGLSLLSRALLGPGVRVAMENPGYVDAQHTFAGAGAQMQYMTIDEFGASPKGAVGAHVVYLTPSSHHPTSVALSPQRRRRFLSLADEQDAVIIEDDYDAEIRLQGPPLAPMKSVDRSGRVVYLGTFSKYLAPGLRMGYVVAEPELIAQLRRFRHYATKAPSPMLQRSLALFIRSGDYARQLRGYRVRARSKFDHFAEAVGEHLPEFADQLTVPQMNMWLRMPGGGDAGDGEDAAAWAQRARSRGVLVTPGALYYAPGTVARTDELRVGLASIPEMRIAAGVRELGEAQTSS
- a CDS encoding TSUP family transporter; amino-acid sequence: MTGLGLLLLAGAGFLAAAVQAVTGAGFGLVAAPLVTLLAPGLVPGPLLVVSVVLMGLAVVTGHRTGGRLGRADARLLIPAVVGIVSGAAAMSPALGWVSEHGALVRTVVGVGVLAAVVPMLVPGFPPPAAGPAGVGGAGVMAGVLTVLAALPGPPLILTYPAKDAARYRTGLAALFLVASVAALAVLGVGSAVAPDGWDGVGWFSLGVLTGFGVGAATCRRLPLSVVTYGSRLTVLAAGVALLVPGAR
- a CDS encoding SDR family NAD(P)-dependent oxidoreductase, giving the protein MNAPSPAAPVAVITGASSGIGAASARALAAAGYHVVLGARRVDKLTAAADECGGTAIALDVTDQASVDAFAAAVTGTMGRCDLLVNNAGGAIGTESVAEANVDDWQWMYDTNVLGTLRVTKALLPLLIASGDGQVMTIGSIAAREPYRGGAGYNAAKHGIAAMTRVLRLELLGQPVRVCEIDPGMANTEFSTVRFRGDTEAADNVYAGMEPLTAEDIADAIAWVATRPARVNIDQMLIMPRDQAAAQQIHRV